The genomic stretch ACACGTAACCAGGGTGAGTGACTCAGTTTGTATGCATAAGCAAAGGCATGTGTAAATAAGATCCAGCTTCTTAGGATCTTATGTTTGAACAGGTTAACCTTTTGCCTTCACATTCTCCTCTCAATGCTTTCAGGTTATTAACGGTTATTGCTGCTGTGCTCAATGTCCGCTGTTAAAATTCataaacatttttcaaagttAGGAGCATCCACAAATCACACATTACACGACACCTTTGGTTTATTGTTTCAGCCTCACAGGTCCCATCAATTACAAACAAAATCTAAGAAAACAAGGTCAAACAGAGCGGCCGTTATCTGTGAGTTCAAACTGTGGTTCAACGTCAGAACAAGAAGAACACAGCGGTTTGCTGCAGACCGACAGACCTTCAATCTCTGACATTTCCAAAGCAGCAACTAAATACATTTGTAGCATAACGGAGCTTGGCAGCTCGCTCTGGGCCTGTGATTTAAGGGGCAGTTcacgtgcacgtgtgtgtgtgagactgagtgAGACTGACGTCTGAGCTCATGTGAGGCTTCTTACTActaaaacatctgaaatgttACATTCACTCGCAAAATTTGCATCTTGAAACAAGccgaggaagagagagaggaagacagtgagacagagagaaagagatggagatcATGGTTGTGACAGTTTTATAGGATCCCCTGGAGTGAGAAAGAGTCCTCCATCATACCGACGGAGGGCGACCCACTGAGGGAGGGACTCACAGGCCGACACCTCCTGCAGTCtgagtgtatgcatgtgtgcgtctgtgtccTTGTGACCCAGACCAAAGCTTTAGGCCCCAGCTCCATCAATAACACAATGGCTTCATCTTCTGGAGTGGAGTGCATGCACAGagacaaccacacacacacacacacatacacacacacacacactaacatgcACATTCCTGTAGATATATAGGCATCAGTGACAGtgttggtctgtgggaggaccATGTACCCATAAGAAGTTAAAGCCTTCCCAGGAAATCAGAAACGTATGTCTGCTGCCACGGTGGTCCTCCGTGGAGGATAATTCTGTCACAACCAGAGTCCGCAGAGTATCACAGAGCTGACCGGCTCCTCTATCTCTCACTTCATCCTATCTTTatttcccttcccctctctctgcctgtgtctctgacacatttttcaggttttttatgGCAGACCTGTATTGTACTCGCATTAGGTCACACGGCACTTTTAGCTCTGTGTCTCAGGGACTTGCCTCGGAGCAGTTTCGGTGATAACCTGCTTTGGACACTCCAGCTTTGATTTCACTGAATAGTTGAGGAAGAAGCTGCCATTTTTCCAGTTTGATGAAAAGATGATGACAGATTCATGATGTTGGAACTCAGGTTGAGAAAATGTTGAGATAATTGGAAGCCACCATCTGAAGCCGGTGCTGTTAATGGTCATTCACATTAAAAGtaacacatttttcacaacCCTCTATGTGCCCTGTCACAGAGGTGATGCTGCTTCTTTTGGTGACTTTGAAAGAACAAACATCATTTAACATATGCCAGGAGGTCTGAAGACAAAACCTCCTTCATGAAGTGCAAGTGATTGACAACTAACCTTTGTTACATCGattattttgggtgaataaaTGATCCAAGTGGTCAAATTTGAGAAAAAgcatatgtgaaaaacaaaaggcaaacatttgcttcactttcagtgtgaacacacgTTCAGAGATGTCTATCAAGCTGACATCAGACCCTTGAACATGTGAGCCAATCTACCAGACGTGGGGCTGCAGTCATGCACCGAGATGACTTGATAGAgagatttttgttgctgtgcTATCACTGACCAttccattaaacacacacacagaggcagcaagTATGAAGCCACTGGAGCAGCAGTATTCTTTTCTGCTAACCTTTAttttctaaccctaaccctttaaaatgagatgatccagaaatgaataaaaataaagtccCATTCTTTAACTGATTACTTTACAGCATGACTACAGCAGAGTTTAGCTTTCAGTTTAATGAGGCTGAGAAGAACAACGTGGAAGAATTTTAGGTTATAACGAACGCTCTTATTTCAACTTCttcatgtgcagcagcagagctaagtaaaaaaaaatgaccaggAAGCATGAAGATGAGGGTCATCATCCATTCACTGCGCCTCCATATTTGTAGTTCAGAAAGGACTTGAGTGTCTAAAGCTTCATGTGGTACTGATTTTAGTTATGGTAAggcctctgctctgtgtctcccatctttgtcttcttcttctgctgtatttatttgtctctcTGATATCaaagctctctttctctttcactgtttcATCAGTCCCTCAACTTGCAGACGTGCACATCAGGAGGTTGATTCATAACTCGTAGAGTCTGATAACTGCCTGAAAAGGGAGAGTTGGCTGGAGCGCGAGGCCTGGGCTTATTTAAGAGCCTATAAATGATGTGGAGGGCGACCTTTCAACTCCGCTGACCTTTGACAGCAGGGCGACGTTACAGAGATTATCTTGTCCGCCGTGCTCGCTGCTCGCAGGTGAAAGACGAGACTGTGCGTGCACTTGTGAGCGTAGGTCTGCGCTGAACACGAGTGATTCACAGCTGAGGACGCACTCTCAGAGAGACTAGGAGTGCAGTCAGTCATGCTGAGCCCCGCTAAGGAAAGGTGAAGCCTGTTATTTATCAGCGTCATGAGGTTTCACCGCAGTAAAAATGTGCAGAGATAGAAACCGCAGAAGATGAACGGCACAACGGTATTTCAAACCTGAGAATAAGAAGCGCTGTgtgaagaaaacactgagaggtTTGAGTTTAGATGgttgtttcttttatttctgccGCCGGGTTCAACCGTTAGAGCCGAAGCTGATTCACGGTGAGGGtaaactcacacacatcctgcagcTGATGAGAGATTTTCACAGATTTGATTTGGGATTGATTGGTTCAGACTTAAATAGACTAAATAGCAGACTCACCTTGGTGTGTGATGGTGGGTGTATTTTATGGCTGAAGCGTCTGCCTCTGTCTAAAAGCTggaacagcagctgcacagtttcACCTTAAAGACACCGTGTGGAGTTTCTGATCAATGGCAGCACAATGAAGGATTGATTTTAGGAGTGGgaccttgtttgtttgtttacaagaaaacaccacagggcacctttaaagGACCATAGCCATGGTTTTAGTCTGTTTACTCCAATCAAGTGACCCATTTCACCAAACCTttttatgctgctgtgtgttttcttcttcttctgttctggGCAGCCATGAGTTTGTGACATAAATGAAAGAGTCTTGAAACTTGCTTGAGTTGTGTAATCCTTCAGAGTGAACATCAAGTCTGCAgcagtgttcattttgtcagctgatgtttttgAAGTTAGTCATAATCATGTTTCAAATGACATGATTAGTTTTAGCACTTTTACtctcctgttgtttttgtcttagtCAAAGAAAACCGTGActattttagtcttttttagtcattaaaactgttgacattttggtcattttcagTCATCTTTTTATATTGAACATTCCAATCTAGTCTCGTCAAAAccaatattttttgtcattacAGTCAAACTTATTTCACATCAgattttagcttagcatagcacacAGCATGTTTATTTCACCGTATGCATCAGTTAGTGAGTGAGCTGCTCAGGTGTTTGGTTCATACTAGGCTTTATTATTTCCCAGTATTTGCTACAGTTACACATTGTCACCCCCTGCTTATAACCAACACTTGCAACACTGACTGATATACAtgtgcatatgcacacacacatacacacacacacacacacacacacactaaaatgatttgatttaCATGACAGGGACATGTGCTTTTGTCCCAttaaggaaggcgagtccccacaatgtgaccatgtaaacagatttatgtccccacaacatgagtaatacatggtcACACTACAGCATAAAACCGTGtttaccaacacacacacttccctcaTTGCCATAcgattcaccatggcaacaggtAAATAAAGAGCAGAGCCTCTATTTTAATCCAGTGCAGCTAGAAATATGAAGGCAGACATTGAACTtctctggaaaaacaaaagtggaGAAAGGAGTCAAGTCAAGAAGTTAACGTTATATTTTATTTGACACCGTCCACTCATTCATTTACCAGACATGAACTTCCTTAATGGATAAAAAGGTGCTGGAATGGTACTGTGTGCTGTATTCAGTCTTTAAAGCTCTAACCTGATGGGGGCaaaatgcaggaaatgaagTATGGATCAAACAGGTAAGACTTCCTAAAGTCACAGTCAACATGTGGAAATCTAAACAGTGACTGaaatgctgtaaaaacacattcagactaCATATGTGTGACCTTTATTCAAAAAACTCACTTTCAAACTACATTTGGTCATGTTTTAGGCTGCAGCACAATCATCCTCACTCACATAATGTCCAACACGATACACGATCACTGAAATGATTGTTCATTGATCAGTGTCTTGTGTCTCTAAAGCTTCATCCAGATGTGTTTTATTGAAACAGTGATTACTGCAGTAATGTTCAGTGTCTCCATCTTAAGATTGATGACTAACATCAAACTTAGATTTCAGTGTTTCTAAAGACGTAAACTTCTGCAAATGAATGCGCTTTGAAACCACTCTATGAACGAGGAAATGACACAGTGGGCCAGGCAGCTCACTCAGGCTGAGCAGGAGGGGAGGAGTGTCAGAGAAAGTCAGTTTGTAGAGGAAAACCTGAAAACAAGCAGGTTAGTTTCAGAGTATGTAACCACAGTAACTGAGCCCGAGTTTAAGATGTCTCTCTGTCTCGAATGGAAAACCTGCAGTCTCCCTCGTCTCAGAGTGAACAAACTCAAGAGCTTTCATTAAAGCTGCTTTCTGAGACAGGGCCCTGAACTTAAACTCCTGAGACTTAAAGTATTCGCACGCAGTATACAGTGTCTTTTAAGACTCAGTACATTTAGACCAGGAATCAACAGGTGCAACTGACAAGgaggtgtgttttcagagcaAGGAAGGCATCAAACATACAGCTTCACCCATGTTAACTGTCTTTATCAaaacaggtaagtgtttgaaTACATGTAAATGAATTAGAAACGCTGAATTGATATATGTTTGAAGAGTTTCCACATAGAAAACGAGGAAAAAGGTGAGTCAAGGGGAGCAGAATCTTCTCTCTCCATAATAATCTGctcatttaagtgtttttacagGGCCAAAGGAGCAGCTGCACTTCTTCACTGTAAGACGGCAGAGTACACTCAGAGTGCCAGGATTGCACTCAGCCTCCGTCTCAGCAGACATCTACTCCACCGTTTAATACGACTTCCCGACCAGATTTACTGTGATGGCTTTTGAGGCAAAGAGGTATAATATGACAAAACATAACCCCATAACCCCGGGATATTCAACAATGTTTAGCGGTGAGACCCATTTAGCTGGAGGATTGGCAAATATATTGCTTTCCTCCCTTCTCGTGTACAGAATCTCAATAAAATGGAGCAGTAAATCAGGCCTGAATTCAAACTTGTGACTGCTCTTTCTCTGTATAGGCCTGTGTACTTGAGCCAGCagggggggaggggaggtgggggtttCGGATGTGTGTGCCGTCCGTTACTGCATTGCACTGTTATCATTTGCGTTTTATCAGTGTAAGGGTTCAAGGTCTGTTGACGCTAACATGAAATAAAGTGGGACAAATACTCATTAGGCACAACTGAAACATACATTTACAGTCTACCTATTCTATtttacagaaatacagaaagtgATACGGACACAAAGTCTCTCACGTCTACGATACAAGATTAGTGCTTTTTCCTAAAGTCTGAGGGGTTATCTTAACATCGAataacacacacttacacacaatgTGCTGGGGGACACATTGATGGAATGTGAATGTCAGCGGTCTCTTTATTTACTCTCCATATAAAACACTGAGCAGTAATTAACAGCAGGTATCCTCCCTCGCCAGAGGGTAATTGACTGTTTCAAAGCACCAACACTTCATAACccaggctgtgtgtttgtgtgtgtgtgtgtgtgtgtgtgtgagtgagacagagagagggagggagaagggacAGAAAGTGTAGGCGAGAGAGAAATCGaatgtggtgtgtttgtgtatgagagTATTAAAATGAACTCCTTTATATTCCACACCTCCcccacctctcctcccctcccctcccttcctcccaaTAAGGATAAGGGTCAGCGGTGGTGGGCAGAGCCACTCAAACGCTCCAGGTTTCTTTATGAGCACATTAACATTCAGGCGTATTCATATCAGTAAGTGTAGTAAGATGGACCAAGCGGAGACCTCGTGCCACCATCAAAGTGTGCGCTGTTAATTTCAGGATGTGAGCAGAATGTTTGTGAGAgctccagagagcagaggagtctTTTCTTCAGCATGTCAACAGGGACAGCTTCGGATCTTTAGCCACAGACTGAAACTTTCCCATCCACGTACCTGTACGGCAGCAGAAGTTTGAAATGTGACACAGAAATCTGGTGTTTCTGCATGAGAAACACCAGACAGAAggttttttcatgcttttcataATTCCCTTTGGTTGCTGTTCTGATTCCCAACTGACTGAAACCCCAATGAGCATAGCCAAAGAACAACAGAGCCACTCCTGAATCCAGCACTCCAACCCTTATAAAAAGGTGGCACATGAGCCACCAAGGTGACCCTGTCCTTTACAGTGATGTTGTCAAAATTGACCTATTAAATGCCAATTAATCCTGCCAGTGTTTCAGGTGCCATTGAGCAGGACCAAGAGTCAGTAAGAGAAAGCAGCTGATACCATGAAGCGTTGTGCTTTTGCTCACATATGACAAGGTTCAAAGTAGCCACATGAGCGCTCAAGACTTCCACCCCTGTTTCCCTGCATGTTTAGGCACAGGACAGTTTTCAAGTTaattaaaaaattaattaattaaaagttTGAAACATAAAACAAGTTAAATtggatgattaaaaaaaaacgaCAAACCTATCAGTTTAGGAAAAAGTTGCAAGATGaaactgatgaaaactgaagctgaaatttAACAGAGGATATGAGTGAAAAAGGATTTCAGTGCACAAACATTTCTGTTCATATTTCAGCCAGTTTAGCCTAAATGTTCCTGTTTTCAGTGCTACTACTCACAGGGAATCTCACTGGAGCCGCCGTTCATTTTCTGCCACTCTGCTTCTTCGTCAAACCTGCTGCACCATCCTGTAAATCCCGTGTTTACTGCTCAGTTCAGAGGATGTTTTAAACTAAACTCACTAAAACTCTATTATACCTTGCTGTTCCTCCAGCCCACTTCCAAAAGCTTTGTCAGTTCACTGAAATGCGTCAGATGTGTACAGTAACATAGAAGTCAAGTACCTGTGGTCAGCCGCTTTATGCTCACATTGGGCCATATGTTCATTCCTCACAGGGAACATAAAGTTAACGAGAGGcttgtgttattgtgttaaTTAGACTGCATGTTTGCtaattgatttttgttaattatgttggggggggggggtgctaATTGTTATCTCTTAATTCATGTTAATGTGTATTAACAGACTCTAACCAGTTGTGTCCTAACTCATAATTGCtccaacagctgcagcagcagcagcagcagcagcaacaacatgGTGTCGACCAAAGGTGCCTCCACAATTAGAGCTCCTCTGAGACCTGCAACCCTGATTGGCCATGGtgctaattaatgttaattagcatgttaacaGTGGCAGGCCTTTTTAACAGTGTTTGGcctttgttgtttatttgtctgGCTGTTTGCTGTGACACGCACGGCTCCCAGTGGCAGCTCTGTTGTTTCAATAAATTTGTCCTGGTCTATAAAAAAACAGCGAGCTGTGAAACATACAGCTACAGCAGGGATTTATCACAGTTACAACCAAATTTCACTGAGCCATCAAATGACAAGACAGAAGTGTAATTAGTTTTTTATGTATGATATGCATACATTTAACACTGCTTTATATACATACAACTGTATGTGAACAGACAATCTTCAAATACAGTATAGTGACATGAACTTCCAGAGGAATAATCaacctccttctctcctgcaTACCAACAATTACACAATGACAATGTAACCACGAACGAACAGAACTGTTTTCCCCtggaaaatgcagaaatgtgaacaGGCAATGATTTAAGCCAAAACCTAGACAACcttttacagtttttaacaCATTAAGATCTTATAACTTTGCCAATAAATCCCACTGAAAAGCAATCTGATCTATTAAGTTGAAAAGAACTGTTAATGCGTCGATATAATAAAAGTGATAGCTTTCAGAACATTTAAACCTGCACTAGTCACCAACGTGTGCTACAGCAGAAGGCTTTCGTAACGTGACTGCACAGCAACAGTTTGGGGGTTTAGTTGTCCATTCTTCGTCTCTTGGGCAGACGAAGCCTCTCTGTGTTGAGGAACTGTTCAATTTTGGAGATATGGGCTCTGAATGATGACTGCTGCTCTTCCCTCTCCTGAGAGCAGCGGAGTTCCCGGTCCGTCTCTGAGCTCGGACCTGCAGCTGAGGTCAGAGCTCTGCTGCACCTATTTTAAGCAGACACCAATATTAACTACTTTTAGTCAGCAATTATAATACTATGACTCCAAATGATAGAACTCCTGCAGATAAACAACAAGAAGCATTATGAAACCACTTTAAAACAATGACTTCTCACTAAAATTTGGAACTTATTGTGCTAAAATATCACACTTTAGTAACCTGCATGGTGCAGCAGTGTTAAGCATTAAGAGTGTTTGtcctcactctcactgctctgggtgtgcagcagcaacatctgGCTAACTTTTAGGCTGACAATACCAATAAGGTCTGCTCTGCACAAATGTTAGTTTGTGAAATATGTAAACACTGCAAAATCTGCATCATCCTTTGTCTATTTAGTGTTTAATTCCATAGCTTTTGTTAAATTATTGTAAAACCTTGAAACTACAATGGCAGTCAAAACGTATGTCTTTCTGTAGGGTATACTGCTTACCCTGGGGTGGTCTGCCATGACTGTCTGCTAACTGTGATGGAGGATGTGGAGACTGGAAAAGAAGTGATGGACAGAGAAGCTCTGCTCTcctatgtaaaaaaaatgacagcaacaaGTACAAACAGTAGAGCACAAACCTCTAAAGTAAAACAGTGGATGCTTGTCTTCTGTTTATCctgtaaaataaaaagcagctaAAGGATTCATGCTTTCTCAAGGCTCAGTGCCTTCTGAGGAAACGTTGTAGTAAAAGGAGCATTAACCGATAAACAAATGCAGAGCAGACAATAACCAGTGGCAATTGATATGTAACAGTATCCAGACCAGAGAAAGTAGCCGGGCCCAGACTGAACTCTGTGTGACATTCCCAGTGTTCAGAGTCTGCAGAAAATAAGGGCTTTGGCCCTCGCTGCAATTTGTTTAACTATCAgagcagtttttctttctcatacTCTCGGCATATTGCACTCTATCTCCCTCGATTGCCAGCACCTGGATCTTATAAAACACCGAGTGACAGTTTGTGGTGATGGTGACAAAAGAGAGcgggagagtgtgtgagagtgcaaAAGCAACGtggagaatgagaaagagagaacgaGCAAGAGGATGGAGAAAGTGAGTTAGTGAGAGATGGATGATGAAGTGAGAGAGTGAAGAGATGGATAAagactgagtgagtgagagaggagaggtacCCAAGCATCATTAGGTCGATTTTCTTGCACAGGTCGTtcattctctgtctgtctggctgtctacAGGATGTCTCTGAATTCAGCATACATCAGCTACATCCCTTCACTCAACAACTGACTGAACATTTGTCAGACTTTCATACACGTAAAAGTCTTTCTCAGATATTCTGCACATTCTGTTAATTGTGTTGGCCTGAGCTAATATTTGCTTGCTCTCACATTTGGACTTTTTTGGACCacaaaaatgttggaaaaagcATCTAATGTCTACTTCTTATGATGACATGTCAGCTTGATAGAACAGACGTATTCACTGAGCTCTAGCACACATTTCCCCTGAggtccactcacacacattttctacaACGACGAGGGAACCTCAAACCAAGTCATTTGATAGAGAAAATATCTTATAAGGGTCATTCTCACGTCATCTGAGGCGGCTCACGTGTTTCTAAGTGAACATCACACTGTGGCcatttcctgctgttcagtgtcAAGCTGTAACGTGGAACAATGTTGTGGCTTTACTGTGATTAAATATACTTGGCCATGGGCTTTAACAGCTGAAATTAAATTTTCCACATAGGTGAAAGATGAGCTCATACAGTGAGGAATCATTAATACATCATAGGAGATACAGGGGCATGTAAATCATTGTGCTGTTCTACCTGTAACATGTGAATCAGGTTGGCGGTTAACAGTGTGTGGAGCATAATGTAACTTTTGAGTTATTTGTGAGTTTGTCACAAAGGAGCAGCGTCTTACATCGTAACAGGTTCAGTAACTGACcatgtctgctgtctctcccGTATCCGTCCATTCTCCCTGCTGGTGTCTCCTTGAGGAAGCCGCAGTCCCAGAGAAACTGGAGGCATTCAACAGATCTGATGCTCTGGTCACCACCAAGGGGACTAGGAAGGATGAGGTGAGATGGCAAGATCATCAAGAATATGAGAATGAATGATTAGTAGAGACGGTACGAACTACAGATGTACAACGAGTTCACTGTGTCAAAGGTTAGCGGTGGATCGACAGCGCAGCACTGCTGTCTTCCACAATGGCGTTATGCTTTTCAATGGAAGGGGTCATACAGTATGAGCTCAACAGTCACCTTTGTTCTGCTTGCTTTTGAGGAACACAGGGATTGTGCTGGAGGGCTGTCCAAGGACTCGAACAGGACCTCTTGTATTTTGCTCAAACACAGGAGATCCCTGAAAACAAACCAATGTGTATGTTACCCAGAAGAAAACAGCCGGTGTAAAAGTCCCGCTCATACGTGCCTTAACTAATTTCTCAATGCTGCTACATGTGGCATTTTGGATTACAACTTTATCCTTGCTTTAAAGCAAACCTATCTGAGACTTTAGCGTAAAGCTACATCCACACACGTCTGCAAAGTAGCTGATAGAAGTTACCATTACTAAATGGTAATCCTTGCATTTTTGAATTGTAATACCTGAACAATGTAATGCAGGACGGAGACATCAGTCTTCGGTCTTGAGCCTACTGAACTGTCCCAGTCAAATGACGGCCTGTAAGTCTTATTGCTCATTACCTTGTTAGCGTCTTCAAGTGGCATTTCTTTTGCTGGAGATTGGGCAAAACATTTAGTGCTGCTGGTCTCTGGCAAAGCCCCATTGTCATTCTCAGGACTCGAATGGACATCAGTTTTAGTCGTCTTTgcatctccttcatcctctactttgtcatttttcatgttctcCTGACAGCTGCTGGTCTCAGATTTACTTTCCACAGTATCCACTGTGACATCCTTCAGAATGGATTTTACCACAGCTTCCCGGGCAgtctcattgttttcacatgtgTCTACATTCGACTGACCTTCCACCTTCTTACATGCAGAAgaatcatcatcctcatcatcaggTATCAGAGACCTCAGCTGTCCACGCTGCTGCTCTGGGATTTCCTGACTTTGAGGGAATGCTTGTGGTTCGACTTTCACATGCGTATCACACATTTCATCTGTTTGCTTCATATCAGAAGGATTGCTaggtggtgtttgtgttgcagctgTCTCTTGGATACAGACAATGTTATCTGACCGAGCTGTATTATTGGTCTGTGAGTTACAAATATTTGACTGATTCAGCGGTCCACAAAGTTCAGCGGGGATGTTGGGAGCTGATTTGTCGGACGGCTTCTCTTCCGTGGTTTTCTCAGAGATTTGATGAGCTGAGTCTTGAGCGGAGTTTTGGGCCTCATCATGACAGAGGGTGTGTACTTCTCTCCTAATCTCATATCCGTTACTCACAAGACTGGAGTCTGCAACCTTCTCACTGGCTGTCTGAGAGCAGCCTGAGGGCTCACAGGCAGCCAGTGGTGGCTCAGTATGCCTGAAGTCAAtgacctgctgtgtgttgctCTGCTCGGTGGTTGTGTCAGTAGTCGTCTGGGTCGGTCTCTGGGTTTCTGGCGTGTGTGGCCCTGTCGttcctctctcttccactcCATCTGGCCCATCTCCCTCTGCACtatcttttgtttctgtttcaggcTGTTTGGTGTCTCCTGCATCTTGCGCTGACCTCTGGctatcctctctgtctgctctatCTGCTGCTTGGGCCATGAGCGTTCCTCTCTTTCCGCCagcgcctcctccctccttcacctcttTTCCTTGGACCCTTGGATTACACGGCTGCTCCTCATTTCTTCGCtcatcttctctgctgctttttcctcGTTTCACATCACCTTTCTCACTCATTTCTCCGTCCCCTTCATCACTCTTTCCATCGACAGACCTTTGGTCAGGGCTCGATGCAGCTGATGTGTCCCTCACACAGCTACCTTTGCTAATCAGCAGCCCATTATCAGACAAAGAGGACGTAGCACGAAGTAAACCTGAAACTTCATCACGATCCGTCTCACTTGTGTTCGAGTTGTTTACGTGTTTGTTTGAtatgctgctgtcactgcctgTCGTTCCAGAAAGACAGAGGCTGTCCAGGTTGTTGATGAATGGGCAGGTAAACAGGTTTACAGGGTTTAGGGGCTGTTTAAACTGAGACTGTTGGTGGCGGTTTGGGGTGTCTTGTCCTGAAAGAGAACACAACATaaatgtttagaaaaaaaagtctctgctcataaattaaaatgatataaaaatgtCTGTCTGCGTTCTCAATAAAATGCTGAAGCCTCAAAATAGAACAAGTACTAAGGTATTTTTATCATGTGTATTTTTAGCTGGCTGACCTCCAGCTGTTGCAGGGACTAGCTCAGTCACAGCTCCTGTGTCCTCCAGACTGGCTGGCTCTTCGGTCTCAGTGTTTATCTTCATATGAAA from Chaetodon auriga isolate fChaAug3 chromosome 6, fChaAug3.hap1, whole genome shotgun sequence encodes the following:
- the ccdc73 gene encoding LOW QUALITY PROTEIN: coiled-coil domain-containing protein 73 (The sequence of the model RefSeq protein was modified relative to this genomic sequence to represent the inferred CDS: substituted 3 bases at 3 genomic stop codons), whose amino-acid sequence is MDLSADCGTLPTHSSVGGPVLERELSLSSTCCQTESGGTILLQLLEFKTHLLEAVEELHIRRAAETRFEDQISKLVLEKQELEWEKESLQHQSETVANQHTESLISVKKQFQAKIRNIEEEKGKYQVSADLKEKEINNLKEELKLLQLLKYNLEKKSSELEQKLALQSRSKDSHLNQLGEVERRFSALSKQCAMVKQAHEKLEDNVDEAMKRNMKLTSAIEKQEAIIVSLKKELEEVSKQLIKAKMLAVGRNKSQSPTGREQHVQQLHHRLNMETEMNKKLREENVALRAEKQEVVKSLQHTQQLLLSQTQTVSRVELELQTQGEQYQALKQEHEVMREKSKATEDKVAQLMESYAASKTSWDKEKAMFLDCIKSEQQGLRAVNTAYDGLHQKHTEASSQASVQAQHTYDLEVQRQAVFKSCCTRYXFGXNLACSVRYENKEISAVCQKXSGCLNDSINTETEEPASLEDTGAVTELVPATAGGQDTSAASSPDQRSVDGKSDEGDGEMSEKGDVKRGKSSREDERRNEEQPCNPRVQGKEVKEGGGAGGKRGTLMAQAADRADREDSQRSAQDAGDTKQPETETKDSAEGDGPDGVEERGTTGPHTPETQRPTQTTTDTTTEQSNTQQVIDFRHTEPPLAACEPSGCSQTASEKVADSSLVSNGYEIRREVHTLCHDEAQNSAQDSAHQISEKTTEEKPSDKSAPNIPAELCGPLNQSNICNSQTNNTARSDNIVCIQETAATQTPPSNPSDMKQTDEMCDTHVKVEPQAFPQSQEIPEQQRGQLRSLIPDDEDDDSSACKKVEGQSNVDTCENNETAREAVVKSILKDVTVDTVESKSETSSCQENMKNDKVEDEGDAKTTKTDVHSSPENDNGALPETSSTKCFAQSPAKEMPLEDANKVMSNKTYRPSFDWDSSVGSRPKTDVSVLHYIVQGSPVFEQNTRGPVRVLGQPSSTIPVFLKSKQNKVPLVVTRASDLLNASSFSGTAASSRRHQQGEWTDTGETADMESRASLSITSFPVSTSSITVSRQSWQTTPGCSRALTSAAGPSSETDRELRCSQEREEQQSSFRAHISKIEQFLNTERLRLPKRRRMDN